In Pseudomonas sp. LRP2-20, the genomic window GCACCTGATCGACACCCACAAGGCGATGAGCCTGGCTACGGCCTGACCTTGCCCTGAGGGCTGATCGCCTATCCTGTGGGAGCGAGTTCACTCGCGAAGAGGCCGGTAAGGCTGCCGACGTCTTCGCGGGTGAATCGGGGCGCCGAACCGCCGCTCCCACAGGGAAACCTGTCTTGAACCCCGCCAGGGCAACCGGCGGGGTTTTTGCTTTACTGTTACCCGACAATCATCGGTAACTCTTCTGTCACCGATTTCGCACAGGATCGGGGCGCAGGGAAACATATCCTTTCCGTTTTGGTGCATCACGCTGGCCATTTTCTGCAAGGTGAAACGCTGCACTTGCCGTCTTGCAAGGGTTTGCCAATAATAGGCCCGTTAATTGCTTGGCTTATAGGTTATTTCTCTCGAGCTCTTGCATGATTTGCAAAAGCTGTCAACATCGCCCGCCGCGATTTCAAGCGCTTCTGTAAGTAGTTGTCGCTTTGAAGAAATATCGACTACCGGGCTGTCGTTAAAATGCCACTCACTCGCTCGTGGTCTGCGACCTTGGTCGAAACCTGCGCGGCTCGCGTTGTACCCATTCGCATATCGGGCAGCTGTTACCCCCTGCCTCGTATTGCCCCGTACCGATGGAGTTACCTGATGAAGAAGCTCGCACTGCTTGGCGCCCTGGCGCTTTCCGTGTTTTCCCTGGTATCGCAGGCCGATGAAAAACCGTTGAAGATCGGCATCGAAGCCGCCTACCCACCCTTTGCCTTCAAGCAGCCGGACGGCAGCATCGCCGGTTTCGACTACGACATCGGCAACGCCCTGTGTGAAGAGATGAAGGCCAAGTGCACCTGGGTCGAGCAAGAGTTCGACGGCCTGATCCCGGCACTGAAAGTGCGCAAGATCGACGCCATCCTGTCGTCCATGTCGATCACCGAAGATCGCAAGAAGTCGGTCGACTTCACCAAGCGCTACTACCTGACCCCGGCACGCCTGGTCATGAAGGAAGGCACCACCGTCAGCGAAAGCCTCGACGAGCTCAAGGGCAAGAAGATCGGCGTGCAGCGCGGTTCGATCCACGACCGCTTCGCCAAGGAAGTGTTGGCTCCGAAGGGCGCCACCGTCGTTCCTTACGGCACCCAGAACGAAATCTACCTGGACGTTGCCGCCGGCCGCCTGGACGGCACCGTGGCCGATGCCACCCTGCTCGAAGACGGCTTCCTGAAAACCGACGCCGGCAAGGGCTTTGCCTTCGTTGGCCCATCGTTCACCGACGTGAAGTACTTCGGTGACGGCGTCGGCATCGCCGTGCGCAAGGGCGACGACGCCAACCGCGAGCGCATCAACAAGGCCATCGACGCCATTCGCGCCAACGGCAAGTACAAAGAAATCGAGAAGAAGTACTTCAACTTCGACATCTACGGTCCAGACTCGAACTAAGACGTCGGGTTTCACCTGTGCAATGGTGCAAACAGCAGAGGCTCTGAGGTTTGCACCATTTTTCATTCCCAAGCCCTGAGGAATCCCAATCATGTTGAAAGGCTATGGGGCAGTCATCCTCGACGGGGCGTGGCTGACGCTGCAGCTCGCCCTGTCGTCGATGGCCCTGGCCATCGTCCTTGGCCTGATCGGCGTGGCGCTGCGTTTGTCGCCGGTGCGCTGGCTGGCCTGGCTGGGGGATCTGTATTCCACGGTGATCCGTGGCATCCCCGACCTGGTCCTGATCCTGCTGATCTTCTACGGCGGCCAGGACATCATCAACCGGGTGGCGCCGCTGCTCGGCTATGACGACTACATCGACCTGAACCCGCTGATCGCCGGTATCGGCACGCTGGGCTTCATTTTCGGTGCGTACCTGTCGGAAACCTTCCGGGGTGCGTTCCTCGGTATCCCCAAGGGCCAGGCTGAAGCCGGCGTGGCCTATGGCATGAGCGCGCGCCAGGTGTTCTTCCGCATCCAGGTGCCGCAGATGATCCGCCTGGCCATCCCGGGCTTCACCAACAACTGGCTGGTGCTGACCAAGGCCACGGCGCTGATTTCGGTGGTCGGCCTGCAGGACATGATGTTCAAGGCCAAGCAGGCGGCCGACGCTACCCGCGAGCCTTTCACCTTCTTCCTGGCCGTGGCCGCGCTGTACCTGGTGATCACCAGTATTTCGCTGCTGGCGCTGAAGTATCTGGAACGCCGCTACTCGGTAGGCGTCAAGGTGGCTGAACTATGATTTTCGACTACAACGTCGTCTGGGAAGCCATGCCGCTGTACCTCGGCGGCCTGCTGACCACCCTCAAGCTGCTGGCGCTTTCGCTGCTGTTCGGCCTGCTCGCGGCGATTCCGCTGGGCCTGATGCGGGTGTCCAAGCAGCCGCTGGTGAACATGAGCGCCTGGCTGTACACCTACGTTATCCGTGGCACGCCGATGCTGGTGCAGCTGTTCCTGATCTACTACGGCCTGGCCCAGTTCGAGGTGGTGCGCGAGAGTATCTTCTGGCCGTGGCTGTCCAGCGCAACGTTCTGTGCCTGCCTGGCCTTTGCCATCAATACCAGTGCCTACACCGCAGAAATCATCGCCGGCAGCCTCAAGGCCACGCCCCATGGCGAGATCGAAGCGGCCAAGGCCATGGGCATGTCGCGCATGAAGATGTACCGCCGCATCCTGCTGCCGTCGGCCCTGCGCCGGGCGCTGCCGCAGTACAGCAACGAAGTGATCATGATGCTGCAGACCACCAGCCTGGCGTCGATCGTCACCTTGATCGACATCACTGGTGCGGCGCGCACGGTCAACGCCCAGTACTACCTGCCTTTCGAGGCCTACATCACGGCGGGCGTGTTCTACCTGTGCCTGACCTTCATCCTCGTGCGCCTGTTCAAGATGGCCGAACGCCGCTGGCTCGGCTACCTGGCGCCGCGCAAGCACTGAACGCTCTGTGAGAACCGACAGCATGTACAAACTCGAAGTCCAAGACCTGCACAAGCGCTACGGCAGCCATGAAGTGCTCAAGGGTGTGTCCCTGGCGGCCAAGGCAGGCGACGTGATCAGCATCATCGGCTCCAGCGGCTCGGGCAAGTCGACCTTCCTGCGCTGCATCAACCTGCTCGAGCAGCCCCATGCCGGCAAGATCCTGCTCAACAACGAAGAGCTCAAGCTGGTGCCCGGCAAGGACGGCGCGCTCAAGGCCTCCGACCCGCGCCAGTTGCAGCGCATGCGCTCGCGCCTGTCGATGGTGTTCCAGCATTTCAACCTGTGGTCGCACATGACCGCGCTGGAAAACATCATCGAAGCTCCGGTGCACGTGCTCGGGGTGAGCAAGAAGGAAGCCCTGGAGAAGGCCGAGCACTACCTGGCCAAGGTGGGTGTGGCGCACCGCAAGGACGCCTTCCCCGGCCACATGTCCGGCGGTGAGCAACAGCGTGTGGCGATTGCCCGGGCCCTGGCCATGGAGCCAGAGGTCATGCTGTTCGACGAGCCGACCTCGGCGCTCGACCCTGAGCTGGTAGGCGATGTGCTCAAGGTCATGCAAGCGCTGGCCCAGGAAGGCCGCACCATGGTGGTGGTGACCCACGAAATGGGCTTTGCCCGCGAAGTGTCGAACCAGCTGGTGTTCCTGCACAAAGGCCTGGTCGAAGAAACCGGTTGCCCGCGTGAAGTGCTGGCCAACCCGCAATCGGAGCGGCTCAAGCAGTTCCTCTCCGGCAGCTTGAAGTAAAAGGCTGCACCTTTGCACCAGAATAGGGCATGCTGCGCAGCGAGCGCAGCCTGACCCGGCGCCACAGACTCGACGACCCCAGGTTTCGGACCGCACCCTATGACCACCCAGCGAATCGGTTTTCTCATCTGGCCAAGCACCAAGCCTTTGACCCTGGCGCTGGCGGAGGAAGTGTTGCAGGTGGCCCAGCGGGTGCATCCGGAGGTGGTCTACGAGATCGCCTTCCTCCAGGCGGAGCCGGCCGAGGAGGGTGCATGGCGCCTGCCCGGTGAGCCGTGGAACGGGCGGCTGGAAGGCTGCCACAAGCTGTTCCTGCTGGCCGACGATCTGCCCCAGGCAGTGGGTTCGGCGCTGTCGGCGGCGCTCAAGCAACTGGCGCGCAGTGGTTGCATGATCGGTGGCCTGTCCGCCGGGGTGTATCCACTGGCCATGCTTGGTTTGCTCGATGGCTACCGCGCGGCGGTGCACTGGCGCTGGCAGGACGATTTCGCCGAGCGCTTCCCCAAGGTCATTGCCACCAGTCACTTGTTCGACTGGGACCGTGATCGCCTGACCGCCTGTGGTGGCATGGCCGTGACCGATCTGCTGCTGGCGGTGCTGGCCCGTGATCATGGGGCCGAGCTGGCTGGGGCGGTGTCCGAGGAACTGGTGGTCGAGCGCATTCGCGAAGGTGGCGAACGCCAGCGCATCCCGCTGCAGAACCGCCTTGGCTCGAGCCATCCGAAGCTGACCCAGGCTGTGCTGTTGATGGAAGCCAACATCGAAGAGCCGCTGACCACTGATGAAATTGCCCAGCATGTCTGTGTATCGCGCCGGCAGCTGGAGCGGATCTTCAAGCAGTACCTGAACCGCGTGCCGAGCCAGTATTACCTGGAGCTGCGGCTGAACAAGGCGCGGCAGATGCTGATGCAGACCAGCAAGTCGATCATCCAGATCGGGTTGTCCTGTGGTTTCTCCTCGGGGCCGCATTTCTCCAGTGCCTATCGCAATTTCTTCGGCGCCACGCCGCGCGAAGACCGCAACCAGCGGCGCAGCAGCAGCCCGTTCGAATTGAGTTCGGCGCCTGCCGAAAAGGGCTGATTCTTCTTTCTCCGGTTCCGGCCTCTTCGCGGGTGAACCCGCTCCCACAGGATCACTACAGGGCTCGAAGCTTGTGCACCCCTGTGGGAGCAGGTTTACCCGCGAAAGGGCCGGAACAGGTTGCCCCTCTTCTTAATGTGCACACCCGTTCACCCAGCCCCCTCTCTCCCGTACACTGCGCGATTGCGACAGTGTTTGTCGCATTGCCGAAAGCCTGGGTAAAACTGGGTTTTGCGCTGTAACAAGTTGTCGCTTGGCCGCAAGGACAGGCGCGGATCAGTCCTTACAATCCCCCCATCGCTCGCCACTTCCAGGCCAGCGTTCCTCTTCAGGAGACTCAGATGTCCGTTGAGCAAGCCCCGGTGCAACGTGCCGATTTCGACCAGGTCATGGTTCCCAACTATTCTCCGGCGGCCTTCATTCCTGTGCGAGGCGAGGGTTCGCGTGTCTGGGACCAGTCGGGCCGCGAGCTCATCGATTTTGCCGGCGGCATCGCGGTGAACGCCCTGGGCCACTGCCACCCGGCACTGGTCAAGGCCCTGACCGAACAGGCCAATACCCTCTGGCACGTATCCAACGTCTTCACCAACGAGCCGGCCCTGCGCCTGGCGCACAAGCTGGTCGACGCCACCTTTGCCGACCGTGCGTTCTTCTGCAACTCCGGCGCCGAGTCCAACGAGGCCGCCTTCAAGCTGGCCCGTCGCGTCGCCCACGACCGCTTCGGCCCTGAGAAGCACGAAATCATCGCCACCGTGAACAGCTTCCACGGTCGCACCCTTTTCACCGTCAGCGTCGGTGGCCAGCCGAAGTACTCCGACGGCTTCGGCCCGAAGATCACCGGCATCAGCCACGTGCCCTACAACGACCTGGAAGCGCTGAAGGCAAAGATTTCCGACAAGACCTGCGCCGTGGTGATCGAACCGATCCAGGGCGAGAGCGGTGTGGTGCCGGCCGACAAGGCCTACCTGGAAGGCGCGCGCAAGCTGTGCGACGAGCACAACGCCCTGCTGATCTTTGACGAAGTGCAGACCGGCGTTGGCCGCACCGGCTCGCTGTATGCCTACCAGCACTACGGTGTGACCCCGGACATCCTGACCAGCGCCAAGAGCCTGGGCGGCGGTTTCCCGATCGGCGCCATGCTGACCACCACCGAACTCGCCAAGCACCTGGCCGTCGGCACCCACGGCACTACCTACGGCGGCAACCCGCTGGGCTGCGCCGTCGCCTGCGCCGTGCTGGACGTGGTCAACACCCCAGAAACCCTCGCTGGCATCAAGGCCAAGCACGAGCGCTTCAAGTCCCGCCTGGAAAAAATCGGCCAGCAGCACGGCCTGTTCAGCCAGGTGCGTGGCGTCGGCCTGCTGATCGGCTGCGTGCTGACCGAAGCCTGGCAGGGCAAGGCCAAGGACGTGCTCAACGCGGCTGAAAAACAAGGCGTGATGGTGCTGCAGGCCGGCCCGGATGTGGTCCGCTTCGCCCCAAGCCTGGTGGTCGAAGACGCCGACATCGACGAAGGTCTGGACCGCTTCGAGCGCGCTGTGGCGCAACTGACCAAGGGCTGATCGGCCTGCGGCCCGTTCACCGGCCCGGGCTTTTCAAGGCGCCGCGCCGGTGAACTCTGAATTCCTGTGCGGGTGCTGATGCGCCCGCCGTTTTTCCGTGCCGTCCTGAACGGCCCGTTTTTCCAAAGGAGTGACACCATGCTGGTGATGCGCCCCGCGCAAATGGCTGATCTGAACGAAGTGCAGCGCATGGCTGCCGACAGCCCCGTTGGTGTCACCTCGCTGCCGGACGATGCCGCCCGCCTGGGCGACAAGATTGCCGCCTCGGAAACCTCCTTCGCCGCAGAAGTCAGTTTCAACGGTGAAGAGAGCTACTTCTTCGTGCTCGAGGACAGCGACACTGGCAAGCTCGCCGGCTGCTCGGCCATTGTCGCCTCGGCTGGCTATTCCGAGCCGTTCTACAGCTTCCGCAACGAGACCTTCGTGCACGCCTCGCGCGAGCTGAAGATCCATAACAAGATCCATGTCCTGTCGCTGTGCCACGATCTTACCGGCAACAGCCTGCTGACCAGCTTCTATGTGCTGCCAGAACTGGTGAACAGCGGCTGGGCGGAGCTCAACTCCCGTGGTCGCCTGCTGTTCATGGCCTCGCACCCGGAGCGCTTCGCCGATTCGGTGGTCACCGAAATCGTCGGCTACAGCGACGAGCAAGGCGAATCACCGTTCTGGGATTCCATCGGCCGCAATTTCTTCGACCTCAACTACGCCGAGGCCGAGCGCCTGTGTGGCCTGAAAAGCCGTACCTTCCTCGCCGAGCTGATGCCACATTACCCGATCTACGTGCCGCTGCTGCCTGATCAAGCCCAGGAGGCCATGGGCCAGGTGCACCCGCGGGCGCAGATCACCTTCGACATCCTCATGCGCGAAGGCTTCGAGACCGAGCACTACATCGACATCTTCGATGGTGGGCCGACCCTGCATGCGCGTGCCTCGGGCATTCGCTCGATCGCGCAGAGCCGCGTGGTGCCAGTGAAAGTGGACGATACCCCGGTCAAGGGTGGGCGCCCCTATCTGGTGTGCAATGGCCAGTTGCAGGATTACCGCGCAGTGCTGCTGGACCTGGACTGGGTGCCGGGCAAGCCGGTCAGCTTGAGCAGTAAAGCGGCCGATGCCTTGGGCGTCGGTGAAGGCGCCAGCGTGCGGTTGGTCGCGGCCTGAGCCAGGGCCGGGCTGCAACAGTGAGTTTCGCGGCAGGCACTGGCCGCCGCACAAGGAGATAGCATGATCGTTCGTCCCGTACGCAGCAGCGATTTACCCGCGCTGATCGAGTTGGCACGCAGCACCGGCACTACTGGGCTGACGACCTTGCCAGCCAATGAAGAGCGCCTTGCCCACCGTGTCGGCTGGGCCGAAAAGAGCTTCCGTGGCGAAGCCGAGCGCGGCGACACCGACTACTTGTTCGTGCTGGAGAACGATGAAGGCCTGGTGGTCGGCATCAGTGCCATCGCCGGTGCCGTGGGCCTGCGTGAACCCTGGTACAACTACCGGGTCGGCCTGACGGTCAGCGCCTCCCAGGAACTGAAGATCTACCGCGAAATCCCCACGCTGTTCCTGGCCAACGACCTGACCGGCAACTCCGAGCTGTGCTCGCTGTTCCTGCGCAGCGATTACCGCTCCGGGCTCAACGGTCGCCTGTTGTCGCGTGCGCGCATGCTGTTCATTGCCGAGTTCCCTGAACTGTTCGGCAACAAGATCATCGCTGAAATGCGCGGCATGTCCGATGAGCAAGGCCGTTCGCCGTTCTGGGAAAGCCTGGGCCGGCACTTCTTCAAGATGGAGTTCAGCCAGGCCGACTACCTCACTGGCGTGGGTAACAAGTCGTTCATCGCCGAGCTGATGCCCAAGTTCCCGTTGTACACCTGCTTCCTGTCCGAAGCCGCGCGCAATGTGATCGGCCGCGTGCACACCGACACCGAACCTGCGCTGGCGATGCTCAAGCAGGAAGGTTTCAGCTATCAGGGCTACGTCGACATCTTCGACGCCGGGCCGGCCATCGAATGCGAGACCTCGAAGATCCGCGCCGTGCGCGACAGCGAGACCCTCGTGCTGGCCGTGGGCACGCCGGGCGATGACGCTACCCCTTACATCATCCACAACCGCAAGCGCGACGACTGCCGCATCACCGCAGCGCCCGCACGCCTGGCGGCAGGCACCCTGGTGGTCGACCCGCTGACCGCCAAGCGCCTGCGCATGGGTGCCGGCGACAACGTACGTGCCGTGCCGCTGTCGGCAAGCCGGGAGGCCC contains:
- the astA gene encoding arginine N-succinyltransferase, whose amino-acid sequence is MIVRPVRSSDLPALIELARSTGTTGLTTLPANEERLAHRVGWAEKSFRGEAERGDTDYLFVLENDEGLVVGISAIAGAVGLREPWYNYRVGLTVSASQELKIYREIPTLFLANDLTGNSELCSLFLRSDYRSGLNGRLLSRARMLFIAEFPELFGNKIIAEMRGMSDEQGRSPFWESLGRHFFKMEFSQADYLTGVGNKSFIAELMPKFPLYTCFLSEAARNVIGRVHTDTEPALAMLKQEGFSYQGYVDIFDAGPAIECETSKIRAVRDSETLVLAVGTPGDDATPYIIHNRKRDDCRITAAPARLAAGTLVVDPLTAKRLRMGAGDNVRAVPLSASREAQ
- the aotP gene encoding arginine/ornithine transport ATP-binding protein AotP gives rise to the protein MYKLEVQDLHKRYGSHEVLKGVSLAAKAGDVISIIGSSGSGKSTFLRCINLLEQPHAGKILLNNEELKLVPGKDGALKASDPRQLQRMRSRLSMVFQHFNLWSHMTALENIIEAPVHVLGVSKKEALEKAEHYLAKVGVAHRKDAFPGHMSGGEQQRVAIARALAMEPEVMLFDEPTSALDPELVGDVLKVMQALAQEGRTMVVVTHEMGFAREVSNQLVFLHKGLVEETGCPREVLANPQSERLKQFLSGSLK
- the argR gene encoding transcriptional regulator ArgR, yielding MTTQRIGFLIWPSTKPLTLALAEEVLQVAQRVHPEVVYEIAFLQAEPAEEGAWRLPGEPWNGRLEGCHKLFLLADDLPQAVGSALSAALKQLARSGCMIGGLSAGVYPLAMLGLLDGYRAAVHWRWQDDFAERFPKVIATSHLFDWDRDRLTACGGMAVTDLLLAVLARDHGAELAGAVSEELVVERIREGGERQRIPLQNRLGSSHPKLTQAVLLMEANIEEPLTTDEIAQHVCVSRRQLERIFKQYLNRVPSQYYLELRLNKARQMLMQTSKSIIQIGLSCGFSSGPHFSSAYRNFFGATPREDRNQRRSSSPFELSSAPAEKG
- a CDS encoding ABC transporter permease gives rise to the protein MLKGYGAVILDGAWLTLQLALSSMALAIVLGLIGVALRLSPVRWLAWLGDLYSTVIRGIPDLVLILLIFYGGQDIINRVAPLLGYDDYIDLNPLIAGIGTLGFIFGAYLSETFRGAFLGIPKGQAEAGVAYGMSARQVFFRIQVPQMIRLAIPGFTNNWLVLTKATALISVVGLQDMMFKAKQAADATREPFTFFLAVAALYLVITSISLLALKYLERRYSVGVKVAEL
- a CDS encoding ABC transporter substrate-binding protein, whose amino-acid sequence is MKKLALLGALALSVFSLVSQADEKPLKIGIEAAYPPFAFKQPDGSIAGFDYDIGNALCEEMKAKCTWVEQEFDGLIPALKVRKIDAILSSMSITEDRKKSVDFTKRYYLTPARLVMKEGTTVSESLDELKGKKIGVQRGSIHDRFAKEVLAPKGATVVPYGTQNEIYLDVAAGRLDGTVADATLLEDGFLKTDAGKGFAFVGPSFTDVKYFGDGVGIAVRKGDDANRERINKAIDAIRANGKYKEIEKKYFNFDIYGPDSN
- the aruF gene encoding arginine/ornithine succinyltransferase subunit alpha; its protein translation is MLVMRPAQMADLNEVQRMAADSPVGVTSLPDDAARLGDKIAASETSFAAEVSFNGEESYFFVLEDSDTGKLAGCSAIVASAGYSEPFYSFRNETFVHASRELKIHNKIHVLSLCHDLTGNSLLTSFYVLPELVNSGWAELNSRGRLLFMASHPERFADSVVTEIVGYSDEQGESPFWDSIGRNFFDLNYAEAERLCGLKSRTFLAELMPHYPIYVPLLPDQAQEAMGQVHPRAQITFDILMREGFETEHYIDIFDGGPTLHARASGIRSIAQSRVVPVKVDDTPVKGGRPYLVCNGQLQDYRAVLLDLDWVPGKPVSLSSKAADALGVGEGASVRLVAA
- a CDS encoding aspartate aminotransferase family protein; protein product: MSVEQAPVQRADFDQVMVPNYSPAAFIPVRGEGSRVWDQSGRELIDFAGGIAVNALGHCHPALVKALTEQANTLWHVSNVFTNEPALRLAHKLVDATFADRAFFCNSGAESNEAAFKLARRVAHDRFGPEKHEIIATVNSFHGRTLFTVSVGGQPKYSDGFGPKITGISHVPYNDLEALKAKISDKTCAVVIEPIQGESGVVPADKAYLEGARKLCDEHNALLIFDEVQTGVGRTGSLYAYQHYGVTPDILTSAKSLGGGFPIGAMLTTTELAKHLAVGTHGTTYGGNPLGCAVACAVLDVVNTPETLAGIKAKHERFKSRLEKIGQQHGLFSQVRGVGLLIGCVLTEAWQGKAKDVLNAAEKQGVMVLQAGPDVVRFAPSLVVEDADIDEGLDRFERAVAQLTKG
- a CDS encoding ABC transporter permease — protein: MIFDYNVVWEAMPLYLGGLLTTLKLLALSLLFGLLAAIPLGLMRVSKQPLVNMSAWLYTYVIRGTPMLVQLFLIYYGLAQFEVVRESIFWPWLSSATFCACLAFAINTSAYTAEIIAGSLKATPHGEIEAAKAMGMSRMKMYRRILLPSALRRALPQYSNEVIMMLQTTSLASIVTLIDITGAARTVNAQYYLPFEAYITAGVFYLCLTFILVRLFKMAERRWLGYLAPRKH